The Accipiter gentilis chromosome 8, bAccGen1.1, whole genome shotgun sequence genomic sequence TGACTGAATCGAGTGGTCCTGTCAGACAAGTCGATACTCGTGTGGACTCGGGTCCGTTCTGTGTTTCAGCGACGGCACCCAAGCCATCGCCACCACAGCTGAGGTGTGGTGAAAGGGGGGTGACGATCAAGCACCggtctaactttttttttttttttttttttttttttttttttcctgtcaaactCTGCAAACAGCGCTACGAGAAAACAGCTCGTACCCCTGGGGAGCCACCCGCAGAAGGCCCGAGCCTTTGCCCTGAGGAAGGCGGTCGGCGCGGGGGTGAAGGGGATGGGGAGGCGGCGCCCCTCACCTGTACCGCTCGCTCGGGGACCCGCCGATGTCCGGGCCGCCCCCGCTTGAGTTTTGGCTGAGGGCCTTGCCCTTCTCCCGCCGCGAACAGAGGGAGCGGGGGCCCGGCCGCAGCCACCGGCGCCCGCCAGGGGGCGGCCGCAACCGCCGCCGTCGCTGCTCCGGCTGGCGGCGGCGGTCGGCGCTGCCGCCCCAAGGGAGCGGGGAGAGAAGCAAGCTCCGCCCCGCCGTGACGCCCTTCGCCCGCGCCGCCGCGTTGCACGCCGGGACGttcggcggcggcggtggcgggacCATGGCGAGCGATTTCTACCTCCGCTACTACGTGGGGCACAAGGGCAAGTTCGGCCACGAGTTCCTCGAGTTCGAGTTCCGGCCCGACGGTGAGGGGtaggggagcgggcggcggcggcaccgggcggGGACCGCGTTCTCCGCTCCCGGGAGGGAggacgcggggccgggccgggggttTAACGTCCCTCCTGTCTTCGGCAGGGAAGCTGCGTTACGCCAACAACAGCAATTACAAGAACGACGTCATGATCCGAAAGGAGGTaaggggaggggggcggccggtgGGTTCTTAACCGGGCGGGGGTGCGCCCCTCGGCCGGCCTGCGCCTCCGGCGCAGGCCGACCGAGGGGCGCACCCCCGCCCCGTGGCCTCGGAGATGGGCGAAGCAGAGCGGTCGTGGGCCGGTGGGTAGCGCCGGGGGTCGTTTTCTGACGCCGGGGATGTCGTTCGTAGGCGTACGTGCACAAGAGCGTGATGGAGGAGCTGAAGAGAATAATCGACGACAGCGAAATCACGAAAGAAGATGATGCGCTGTGGCCTCCTCCTGACAGAGTCGGCCGACAGGTCGGTGTACGGCGTCTCTTCTGgttgctgctttaattttttacGCTAGAAGCATAGCTGAACTTTTATTTTCGAGTCGGTAGTATTTCTAGCCAAGAGGGGAACAAATGCTGTTCTAAAACCTGAGCAGCGCATAAATGGCAATTTAGTCGTGAGAGTTAATGAGTCACAGACCTGCTGCATTCAATACCtttgtaataaaaatggaaaaggcaTCATCTCGGTACTTAAGTATTTCTGTGACTAATACCATAAAGCAGCAGTTTGACTTCCTGTAGTCTTTCATCTTTCAGGAGCTTGAAATAGTAATCGGTGACGAGCACATCTCCTTTACGACGTCAAAAATCGGTTCACTCATTGATGTAAACCAATCCAAGTACGTACTCTGCTTTTTTatgttgctgttgttttcatgTAACAAACTATATTAGAACTTGCTGATCACTACGTACTTGTATTTCCTATTGTTTCAGAAGTACAGATCAGTTCCTGGGGGCACAGGTGCTCTGCGTTCCAGCATAATGTACCAAATGCTTTTAGACAGTGGCATTACGCGCTATATATTCAAACTCACTGAGCAGCTAACCTTACTGTAGAAACCTGTTAGGGGTATTCAGAGTCTGAACTGAACTGTCGTTGGCCTGTCCACACCAATGTCTCTGGAAGAACCAAGATTTCTGTATTTTACCTAAGCTGAAAAGACTGGGTATCGTGGCTTTTAAATCTAAAGTGATGTTACTGCTTGCTTTCATAATAAAAATGCCTATTTTGTTAAGACTTTAAACGTGCAAACTTGGGAGTACAGAATGTTTTATCAATCAACGTAGAATGAAACAAATCTGTTAATGTCTAAGATGACCTCTGAAAAGTCTCCCTATAGGCTTTAGAAGTTTTTTTAATAGGTTAGTTCTATAAACTACTCTGTTAGAACAtcaatctaacttttttttttttaacttccttctGTTGTGTGCTGCAGGGATCCAGAAGGCTTGAGAGTGTTCTACTACCTGGTCCAGGACCTTAAGTGTCTAGTCTTCAGTCTTATTGGACTACACTTCAAGATTAAGCCAATTTAAATCAAAATCAAGTTTGCATTGTGATGTCTGTGTGGGTTGGGGTGGGCGGGCGGGGGATGCTGTTTGAATTCCTCACTATTTCTGGCCTAAAGCTTTTATGTATGTTAggaattttttttacaaactgtCAGTGACTGTCTTAATAAAATGGTGagatctgtatttttaatttataagtTCTGGTGAGAAACTGACTTCCTAACACTTCTTTTATCACAGTATATTCAGGGTGTGCTACTTCACTTGTATCACACAAAGCTGTATTTCATCTCTCTCTCTATGCAGCAGTAGAAAATAGAATTAAGTCTGGCTCTGTGAAATGAAACACTTGCCAGCTGTCAAGATAAAACTTTTGTTCCTATCCCAAGTTGGATATTCTGTTGGCCAGGTCAAATACGCAAAATAACTGAGGCCCAGACTCTGCATACGATAACCAGTTCTAGCAAAAACATGTGTCAACTGCATAACAACCTGCTCCTGTGATTACCTGTTTGCCTTCAGAGCAGAAGTAGACAACAGGCCACCCGGGACCCATCTAGGATCTTCACCGATACTCCCATCCAGCTttggaaaaactgaaattaaaagcagcatAGAGTGTATTTAGTTAAGTTCTAGACTAGCAGATCTATTGTGCAGAACTGATTAAGTGACTTAGAGGACCAAAGATGTCTCAACTTCAAAGTGGTCGTTTTTGTAAAGCACTGTGGGAGACCCGCCACAGTGGTCTGATGGTCCCCGCAGGCTCCGAGGGTGTTCCCCATGGCACCTCTGCCACACTGCACCCTTGCTTTCTCTAGCacctctttctgtttttccaaaataAGCAGCCGCTGCCGTTAAAAAAAGATTGTGGTTAAGTGcctttttaaaaggtgaaaacgTCTAACCCCTGCTACCCGTGCCAGCACCTcctgctttccctcctctcccacaggCACCCTCTGCCCTTCCCTGCTGCGCCCTCCCCACACGCCTGCCCCGCTTCCCCACCAGCCCCGTTCCGTTTTCATCTCCTGAagcggccgccccgctccccggggccCAGCCCGCCGCCGCGCCTCCCGCCCTGGGCCGCTCCGGCGGACGGCGGGGCGGTgacgggccgcgccggcgggcgcCATCTTGGCCGCGGGCAGCTTCGGCTCCACGTCGGCTTCAGCCCGCAGAGAGCACCGGCAGGCGGCCGCCGGCTTGGCTGAGGGCACAGGCGCAACGGGGTAGAGGgcgggaagaaaaaaaaaaaaaacaacaaaaacacaacagaaaaaaacccagaactaaaCCCACGCAGGAGCGGCTTGAAGCCCGCAGCTGCTCCCGCGAGAGGCGGGACGGGGTGGAGGGGGGGCCGTCAGGCCGAGCTGCCGGGCACCCTGCGAGGCCATGGGGGTAGGTAGGAGCCGCGACCCGGCCGCACTGAAgcgagccgaaccgagccgagctGACGGCCTCTCTCGCTGCCTCTTGCCTTGCAGAGGATCGGGCTGCAGCTCCGCGCCACGCTGGAGAACATCACCCGGCTGCGGGCCGAGGGGGAGGACTTCCGCTGGTACCTCAAGgtgcggggcggccgcggggtcGTGGGGAGCCGGGAAAGGCCGTTCCCGGTGTTCAGAGCCCGTTAGACTGCCCAGCGGGGCAGCCGGCGGCGAAGGCCGGTGGTGGTGAAGGTCGCATCACGCGGCTTAAGCAGCGGTTGTGGGGGGGTTTTCCACGCAGTGCGAGCCGGCTGCTAGCGCAGCAACGAATGGGATGGTATAAGTATATGGATAGGTATGCGTTAGTACACGCATGACGCTATACGTTTGCAATAACGAAGAGTCTGAACTTCACAGTGTTGCTCAGTGCCTCCATCGGTGAGGTGGTTGGTAGTCCAACATCCAGTGGCAGGTAACGCAGGTGAACGGCGAGATGCGCTATTCCCATCTTCCATCTCGTGACCGTGCTCTGTAACGCATTTTCCACCCAACGCGCCGAAGGGCAGACCCTCTGCAGCGGGCATACCCGCCAGGCCGAGTCAGCTCACGGGCCTGGCGGGATAGATGGCAACCCATACCTGCCTCCGGCTCCTCTCAGCTGTGAGGCAGCGAGGATGGTGAATCTGGAGGGCTCACATCAGCTCCTTCGGCTTTTTTAATCCCCAATTATTGTCGGCTTTAAACTCTCTggtttatgtttgtttttcagctgaaatgtgGGAACTGTGGTGAAGTTTCTGAAAAATGGCAGTATCTGCGATTGATGGTATGTTTCCCTGTTGTAACCTGCATcagaacaaaaatgagaaaacaaacctGTCTCTTACATGCAAGGGTAATATACCATCAGGGATGTGACAACTTACGCTTTAGATGAGGTAGTATTTTAATAGCTAAATGCATTCAGGAAATGCTGtcatttccatatttaaaaaaaaaaaatattggtgacTGTTAATTTAAATATGCCATGGGATGGTGACTGTTGGTGACCAAGTATTTATGTCGGCTTTGAAAAGCCACCTTTCTGTAAAAATatgatttgaaaacaaatttttaagtGGTATCAGAATAAGGTTGTGCTTATAGCATATTTCTCTGATGCTGATGGAATCTTTTTGGAGAAGTTTAGGTAATTCAAGGTGAGTTAAGGATGCTAAATTAGTATTTGGAAACTGAAAAAGCAGGATAAAATTTGTCAGGGATAAGAGAAGGTCCTGTTCTTAGGAATAATCATCCCTTTGCATGCTGCTGAGTGTTAAGAGTGTATTTTGAGGAATTAATGGAACATACCTATATGGACAAGACATAACTATCCATTATTCACTATTTTAAGTCTAGAACACAACTATTCTTTGCTAATTACAGCTTTCTGAATTATAGAttcctttagtttaaaaaaaaaaaagccttctcactgcaatattttttaaaagttaaagacCATTGTTATAAAAACTACTTTACCATTGCAGAGGCTTCCAGTGGCTCAGCTAGAGTGCAGTTAAAAATGAGGTCTCTATTGTCGTGGTTTTTAGGACAGTGCTCCCCTGAAAGGAGGCAGAGGAAGCGCCACTATGGTGCAGAAATGCAAGCTGTGCTCCAGGGAGAACTCCATTGGTATGTGCTTAGAAATTTAAGAGGCATCATCCATTTTACACTTTTTCTTCTAAGTTTATTTTTTAGTCCCCATTTTTGCTTGACACTGTTTGTAAAGAGGATTCaccagggatttttttccttgtacacTGGTGCTCGAGTTCACAAACAGGTACATACTTGTCATCATGCTCATGAAGGAGACAGCAAAGCCTCCTGGTGACTTCAGGCTTCTGCATGAACAAAACTCATATCTGTAATGTCATTTTACAAAagcgtgcttttttttttttttttttttttttttgcattggtaGGGTAACAAAATGGTGTAATATAAACTTCTAAGGAGAATTGAGAAAAACTGAATTCTACCTTTTGAGGGCCACCTGCAGGAACTGCTTGgttactttgtttcttttattttgtataaGGAAATTTCTTTGAAGTAAGCAGCTGATGCTTGATTTGTGCTGAATAAAATTGAAGACATAATGCCACTCACTTTTACACTTctgatggttgttttttttttagatattttaaGTCAGACAATCAAGCCTTACAATGtaagtttgttttctcttttatataaCAAGATAAATAAACATTAATAATATTTTTGAGGTTTTGCTTTATCATCACATTCTTCtttcaagaataaaaaaagctgaTATTCTTCCCCGACAGAAAATTGTCTCTTGTAGACTCCTGCACAGTGTCTCAAGTATAATCTGGTACATTTCATAAGCAAATGACAAAACTGTATCACTCAAATTAGAAGTGATTACATAATACCCGTATTAGTTTCCTTTTGAAGGCTTCCTTGTAGCAGACCAAGAAATTCTAGTTAATTACCACCTATTAAATGAGCCCTAGGATTTTGCTGTCACTTGGGACATCAGAGTCGATAGTACTGCCTTTAAAGCAATTCATCCTAGACTAATGCTTGTCACTGTCTTTCTCTATTAGATGAAAACTAATGGTATTCTGACTCAATTATAGGCTGAAGACAGCGAAAAATTCAAAACGATAGTGGAGTTTGAATGCCGAGGTCTGGAACCGGTTGACTTTCAACCACAGGCAAGTTCTTATTTATGATTTGTTCCTCAGTTTTTAAGAGTACTTCTTATAGAATTTAGAGTAATAAAATACACACTATTTGAAATGGTACTGCTCTTCCTGGAATGTCCTAGACCTCCCCAGTTTTCCATCCTCTCTACAGTTCTTTCTTTTACTTCACttgactcaaaaaaaccccaaaacaaaacaaaaaaaaaagcagcaacccACAAGTAGCTAACACTAACAACTCCGGTATTCTTTGTGCCAGTAAAATCTAAAATTAAACATGGCTTGGACTCATATTCAAATTGTCTTACAGGTGGCTCAGCACTgctcatttaaattaatttgaaaggtcTTCATTGCTCAGGTTATTGCAGAAGAGAGTCTTTCCCGAAGGGGAATTGTGAAACTGTGTAATTAGCCACATTCAGGAAAGCGTCATTTTGCTTTTTGGTATGTTAGAGAGAAATTAATATTGGCATTTTCCCATTTGAAACTTGATTAGACAAAGACTGAAGAGCGACAGTACTTAAAGACTGTTGCAAAGCACACTTCAAGGTTCAGAGTTAAAGGATTTCTTCAGGGCCAAGCTAGTCTTCCGTGATTCATTTGCTTGTGCATGGTCATGCTATATGCAAGCTAACTCCCTACTATATTTAACCTATTATTCCAGTCGGATTAGGTGTAAATAGATTGACAAATATAAACCTGTCTTATCCTTCCCTCAGACTGTGACACTGCTAAGAAACAGACCAAAAAAGCTGATCCTACAAAGAATTTGGTATAAATAAAATCACCACTACAGTGTGCTCCAGGAAGTcttcttttacttatttatttaagcAAAGCCCATCTTTTTGAGGAACAGAATGGTTATTGGTTTATTCCTGTTTGAAAGCTTTGTAGCCAGACCTAGGAACTTGCACTTCATGAAAAATCTATGAGAAGACTACAAAATGTAGATGTTTATAGCTCTGCATCCTAGccgttgattttatttttatctgcagaaCAAAGACATCACAGCTGTAATAaagcttttaatttaatattattaaagTGTGGTCTGTGCACTCGTACACTTGAATCCCTGTGCAGATATTTCAGTGAATTTTCTGATGCCTAAATAAGTAAATATAGAGACTTCTGCAGTTCCAAACAATTCTATAAACTGCTTTATATTTGACATGATCCAAGCCACCCTG encodes the following:
- the MAGOH gene encoding protein mago nashi homolog translates to MASDFYLRYYVGHKGKFGHEFLEFEFRPDGKLRYANNSNYKNDVMIRKEAYVHKSVMEELKRIIDDSEITKEDDALWPPPDRVGRQELEIVIGDEHISFTTSKIGSLIDVNQSKDPEGLRVFYYLVQDLKCLVFSLIGLHFKIKPI
- the CZIB gene encoding CXXC motif containing zinc binding protein; this encodes MGRIGLQLRATLENITRLRAEGEDFRWYLKLKCGNCGEVSEKWQYLRLMDSAPLKGGRGSATMVQKCKLCSRENSIDILSQTIKPYNAEDSEKFKTIVEFECRGLEPVDFQPQARFAAEGAESGTPFNDINLLEKDWNDYDEKTKESVGIYEVTHKFVKC